The DNA region GGTACGCAAAAAAAGCGGCCGCCGGCTTCGCCGGCGACCGCTTTGGTCATTCAACTTTTAGCCGCTCCGCCGGCTCAATACATGTCGTCCATGCCCGGCGCTCCGCCGCCGCCCTTCTTGTCCTTCTTGGGGGCGTCGGCGATTAGCGCGTCGCTGGTTAGCATCAAGGTGGCGACGCTCGCGGCGTTTTGTAGCGCGGTGCGGGTCACCTTCACGGGGTCGATGATGCCCGCGGCCACCATGTCGACGTACTCGTCGGTCGCGGCGTTGTAGCCGTGGTTGCCCTTTTCGTTGGCTACCTTCTCGCACACGACGCCGCCGTCTTTGCCGGCGTTTTGGGCGATGGCGGTCAGCGGGGCGCGGGCGCTACGCAGCACGATGTTGTAGCCGACCGTTTGGTCTTGGCTGAGCCCCTCGGGCTTCACCTTGGCCGCACAGCGGACCAGGGCGACGCCGCCGCCGGGGAGGATGCCCTCTTCCACCGCGGCGCGGGTGGCGTGCAGGGCGTCTTCGACGCGGGCCTTCTTCTCCTTCATCTCGCTCTCGGTCGCCGCGCCAACGTTCACCTTGGCGACGCCGCCGCTGAGCTTGGCGAGACGCTCTTCGAGCTTCTCACGGTCGTAGTCGCTCTTGGTATTGTCGATCTCGCGGCGGATCTGGTCGATCCGGCCCTTGATGTCGGGGCTCTTGCCGGCGCCTTCGATCAGGGTGGTGTTGTCCTTGTCGATGATCACCTTCTTGGCGCGGCCCAGCTCCTTGAGGCCGACGCTCTCGAGCTTGATCCCCAGGTCCTCGAAGATCGCCTGGCCGCCGGTGAGGATCGCGATGTCCTCCAGCATGGCCTTGCGGCGATCGCCGAAGCCGGGCGCCTTGACCGCCACCACGTTGAACGTGCCGCGGAGCTTGTTGATGACCAGGGTGGCGAGGGCCTCGCCCTCGATGTCCTCGGCGATGATCAGCAGGGGCTTGCCGCTGTTGACGACCGCTTCGAGGCAGGGGACCAGGTCCTTCACGGAGCTGATTTTCTTTTCGTGGATCAGCACGTAGCAGTCTTCCAGCACGCACTCCATCAGCGTCTGGTCGGTGACGAAGTAGGGGGAGAGGTAGCCGCGGTCGAACTGCATCCCCTCGACCCACTCGACCTCGGTGGCGAGGCTCTTGCCCTCGTCGACGGTGATGACGCCGTCCTTGCCGACCTTCTCCATCGCTTCGGCCAGCATCTTGCCGATCTCGGTGTCGCCGTTCGACGCGACGGTGCCGACCTGGGCCATCTCTTGGCTGCTCTTGACCTTGATGCTCATCTTCTTGAGCTGGTCGGTGATGTCGGCCACGGCCCGCTCGATGCCCTGCTTCATCTGCACGGGGTTCACGCCGGCGACGACGGCCTTGAGGCCCTCGTTGAAGATGGCCTCGGCCAGCACGGTGGCGGTGGTAGTGCCGTCGCCGGCGATGTCGGAGGTCTTGGCGGCGACCTCTTTGACCATCTGGGCGCCCATGTTCTCGTAGGTGTCTTCGAGCTCAACTTCCTTGGCGACGGTGACGCCGTCCTTGGTGACGGTCGGCGAGCCGAACGACTTCTGCAGGATGACGTTACGCCCCTTGGGGCCGAGGGTGACCTTCACCGCGCGGGCGAGCTTGGAGACGCCCCGACGCATCGCGTCGCGGGCTTCCTGATCAAAAGCAATCATCTTGGCCATGTTGTGGCTCCGTGTTTGGTGGGTTGGAGTGGTTCGCCGCTGGAGGGCGGTTCGGTTGTTTGACTGTGTCCCGCCGGGTCCGCCACAGGGGCTGGGGGTGGCGCGGCTGCGCCGCGGGGGCTGGGGGCTAGGGACGCGCAAGCGTTCCGGAGTAATGCTTCTGCATCGCTTGCGCGTCCCTAGTCCCCAGCCCCCGCGGCAACGCCGCGCCTCCCCCAGCCCCGCGGCGTCGCTGCTACTCGATGACGGCGAGGATGTCGCTCTCGCTGAGCAGCAGCATTTCTTCGTCGCCGATCGTGATCGTCTCGGGGGCGTAGCTGGTGAAGAGGACGCGGTCGCCTACTTTCACTTGCATGGGGCCGCGCTTGCCGTCGTCGAGCATCTTGCCGGGGCCGACCGAGGCGATGGTGCCGCGGTTGGGCTTGTCCTTGCTGGAGTCCGGAAGCACGATGCCGCCGGCGGTGACGTCTTCGGACTCGTCGCGGCGGACAACGACCTTGTCGCCCATGGGCTGGAGCTTCACTTTGCTCTGCTTAGCGGCGGCGGGCTTGCTCTTGGTGGCGGTGGCCATACGCGGGTTCCTCCTGAAGGATGCTTGGTTGAAGGGTTCTTGAACGCCTGGCCGCCCGGGGTGGGCGGCGTGGTTTGCGGTAATGCTCAGCGGCCTCGCCTGGAGGCCCCGTCCGAAGGGCCCGACCGGACGGCCCGTCCGGAAGGCCTGTTGGCAGGGCCCGGGGGCGCACCCCTGCCTCAGTCGTTGTCTTCGAGACGCTCGTTCGGTAAGCAACTGCTGCGCCAAACTTGTGACGGGGCGCAACGTGTTGGGACTACCTAACTTACAGAGAACGGCCCAATTCTCAAGCCTGCCA from Pirellulimonas nuda includes:
- a CDS encoding co-chaperone GroES, with translation MATATKSKPAAAKQSKVKLQPMGDKVVVRRDESEDVTAGGIVLPDSSKDKPNRGTIASVGPGKMLDDGKRGPMQVKVGDRVLFTSYAPETITIGDEEMLLLSESDILAVIE
- the groL gene encoding chaperonin GroEL (60 kDa chaperone family; promotes refolding of misfolded polypeptides especially under stressful conditions; forms two stacked rings of heptamers to form a barrel-shaped 14mer; ends can be capped by GroES; misfolded proteins enter the barrel where they are refolded when GroES binds), producing MAKMIAFDQEARDAMRRGVSKLARAVKVTLGPKGRNVILQKSFGSPTVTKDGVTVAKEVELEDTYENMGAQMVKEVAAKTSDIAGDGTTTATVLAEAIFNEGLKAVVAGVNPVQMKQGIERAVADITDQLKKMSIKVKSSQEMAQVGTVASNGDTEIGKMLAEAMEKVGKDGVITVDEGKSLATEVEWVEGMQFDRGYLSPYFVTDQTLMECVLEDCYVLIHEKKISSVKDLVPCLEAVVNSGKPLLIIAEDIEGEALATLVINKLRGTFNVVAVKAPGFGDRRKAMLEDIAILTGGQAIFEDLGIKLESVGLKELGRAKKVIIDKDNTTLIEGAGKSPDIKGRIDQIRREIDNTKSDYDREKLEERLAKLSGGVAKVNVGAATESEMKEKKARVEDALHATRAAVEEGILPGGGVALVRCAAKVKPEGLSQDQTVGYNIVLRSARAPLTAIAQNAGKDGGVVCEKVANEKGNHGYNAATDEYVDMVAAGIIDPVKVTRTALQNAASVATLMLTSDALIADAPKKDKKGGGGAPGMDDMY